In Camelina sativa cultivar DH55 chromosome 16, Cs, whole genome shotgun sequence, a single window of DNA contains:
- the LOC104752105 gene encoding B3 domain-containing protein REM13-like isoform X3 — translation MAKSRVHPQFFHTLACGFHTQLTIPEDFFSKYVEGRRSVAELKSDVSDKTWKVKLSGRSITGGGWEEFALAHEFQIGDAVVVRYVGDLVFHISDLGPNYSEIQDYKGCFSDTEIPRKKKAKNIQEAEADVVSSSSSSSSSDNSCFVALVTASNLRSDTLYLPLHFTRKCREIVLTDGGERSWLLDLRFNESSDTSYISRGWRNFCDENGQKAGGFFMFQLVRNEETPVLSFSPTESTSDRRQRDCSEASKRESVATKHSSKEENIAGEGSEDECSSPESLTEKKKDASERKFSSYSSYSSRHKRFITFTLPPDYIRLEKLCLPKPFLRENGIKPGEMYLLGKDGKKWLTKLILDNKGTMKMRKGWKDFVKENNLKSSFTLKLICEDTTPVLSLCDAESISDSEQEDCPPSSQKQFVTLKITSSGVKKCRLVLSAQFAR, via the exons ATGGCGAAATCAAGAGTTCACCCGCAGTTCTTCCACACACTTGCTTGTGGCTTTCACACACAACTC ACGATTCCTGAAGACTTCTTCTCAAAGTAtgtggaaggaagaagaagcgtcGCTGAGCTTAAATCGGATGTTTCTGACAAAACTTGGAAGGTGAAGTTGTCTGGTCGAAGTATTACTGGTGGTGGCTGGGAAGAGTTTGCGTTGGCTCATGAGTTTCAGATCGGTGATGCTGTTGTTGTTAGATATGTAGGTGATTTGGTGTTCCATATTTCGGATTTAGGACCTAATTACTCGGAGATTCAAGACTATAAGG GATGTTTCTCTGATACAGAGATTCCCAGGAAGAAGAAAGCGAAGAACATTCAAGAAGCGGAAGCAGATgtagtttcttcatcttcatcttcatcttcatcagaCAACTCATGTTTTGTCGCTCTTGTCACGGCTTCGAATCTACGCTCAGATACACTG TATCTTCCACTACACTTCACAAGAAAATGCCGCGAGATTGTTTTAACAGACGGAGGGGAAAGATCATGGCTATTAGATCTGAGGTTCAACGAATCGTCTGATACTTCATATATAAGCCGAGGTTGGAGAAATTTCTGCGATGAAAACGGTCAAAAAGCAGGAGGTTTCTTTATGTTTCAACTAGTGAGAAACGAGGAAACACCTGTGCTCAGTTTCTCCCCTACAGAGTCCACTAGTGATAGAAGGCAAAGAGACTGTTCAGAAGCTAGCAAGAGAGAATCTGTTGCTACAAAACATAGCAGTAAGGAAGAGAACATAGCAGGGGAAGGTAGTGAAGACGAGTGCAGCTCACCGGAGTCattgacagaaaaaaagaaggatgcTTCAGAACGGAAGTTTTCATCATATTCATCATACTCGTCGCGTCATAAGCGATTCATAACATTTACACTTCCACCGGATTATATCAGACTTGAAAAACTG TGTCTTCCAAAGCCATTCTTGAGGGAAAATGGCATCAAGCCTGGGGAGATGTATCTATTGGGTAAAGATGGTAAAAAGTGGCTGACTAAACTAATACTAGACAACAAAGGAacaatgaaaatgagaaagggttggaaagattttgttaaagagAACAACTTAAAGTCAAGCTTCACGCTCAAGTTGATATGCGAAGACACAACTCCGGTGCTTAGTTTGTGTGATGCAGAATCTATTAGTGACAGCGAGCAAGAAGATTGTCCTCCATCGAGCCAAAAACAATTTGTGACATTAAAAATTACATCTTCTGGTGTCAAAAAGTGTAGACTG
- the LOC104752107 gene encoding LOW QUALITY PROTEIN: B3 domain-containing protein REM12-like (The sequence of the model RefSeq protein was modified relative to this genomic sequence to represent the inferred CDS: inserted 1 base in 1 codon), translated as MVLNLSDFGPCYYENRDLPAPGSNNDQDKTGNILRNKHRRMRTDEGDAGHVRKKKMKNSLETEVDSSSSDHSCFVALVTASNLQKDTLYLPQDLTSSVGLQRNCSEIVVTDERERSWALDLRFNKSSETFYITRGWTSFCDENGKKAGSVFVFKLVGNRETPVLSFCSTESVNDGTQGDKNNKENCVQLERKQKRMRCKNSTLPSQNRFVTLTLTHNNFRKCRQYLPLSFLRKNGLDKPGMITLLGKAGMKWRASLKREANGSMVLGKGWKDFVNANGLTSGISFTLEAISEKGTPMLSLFSTQSTSERSQRRASMNRVVTLTLTHTNLIKSRQYLPLSFTRANGLDKPGLITLVGEDGAKWEANLLRGKTGIMCLGKGWKHFSRANSIKCGESFTLKAILENGTPMLSLCSTQSTSDRSQQGECSKDSEKESILAGDSSGKETRKAKDKIEGRRDSLPASMNRFVTLTLRHDNLITGRRYLPFSFTRENGLDKPGKINLIGKDGTKWEANIGRGKTGVMCIGEGWKDFAIASGLKSGESFTLEAIMENGTPMLSLFSTEATSGRSQQGERCKDSEKGSISAEPTRGNKATSNREERTDSSSAIRNRFVTLTLTPEDVSDCKLIIPSQFMKANGINKLGKITILGQHRMKCFAYILSKDGFVALGSGWKGFCEANGVKIGDSFTLECIXEQDTTPVFKFSSNSVA; from the exons ATGGTGTTAAATTTGTCAGATTTCGGGCCTTGTTACTATGAGAATCGAGATTTACCTGCTCCAGGCAGCAACAATGATCAGGACAAGACCG GTAACATTTTGAGGAACAAGCATCGGCGTATGAGAACAGATGAAGGTGATGCAGGACAtgtgagaaagaagaaaatgaagaacagtTTAGAAACAGAAgttgattcttcttcatcagaccACTCTTGCTTTGTTGCGCTTGTCACAGCTTCGAATCTACAGAAAGATACTCTG TATCTTCCACAAGATTTAACAAGCTCAGTTGGTCTTCAACGAAATTGCAGTGAGATTGTTGTAACAGATGAAAGGGAAAGATCATGGGCATTGGATCTGAGGTTCAACAAATCATCTGAAACTTTCTACATAACCCGAGGTTGGACAAGTTTCTGTGATGAAAACGGTAAAAAAGCAGGAAGCGTCTTTGTTTTCAAACTAGTTGGAAACAGGGAAACTCCAGTTCTCAGTTTCTGTTCCACTGAATCTGTCAACGATGGAACACAAGGagacaagaacaacaaagaaaactGTGTGCAGCTGGAGAGAAAGCAGAAGCGTATGAGATGTAAAAATTCAACTTTACCAAGCCAAAACCGGTTTGTGACATTAACACTTACACATAACAACTTCAGAAAATGTAGACAG tatcttCCATTGTCATTCTTAAGAAAAAATGGCTTGGACAAACCTGGGATGATAACTCTGTTGGGCAAAGCTGGTATGAAGTGGCGGGCTAGTCTTAAACGGGAAGCTAATGGAAGTATGGTTTTGGGAAAGGGCTGGAAAGATTTCGTTAACGCAAATGGCTTAACGAGCGGCATATCTTTCACATTGGAGGCGATTTCGGAGAAGGGAACTCCTATGCTCAGTTTGTTCAGTACACAGTCCACAAGTGAAAGAAGCCAGCGAAGAGCAAGCATGAACCGAGTCGTGACTTTAACACTTACACATACCAACCTCATAAAAAGTAGACAG TATCTTCCATTGTCATTCACAAGAGCAAATGGCTTGGACAAACCTGGTCTTATAACTCTGGTTGGCGAAGATGGTGCAAAGTGGGAGGCAAATCTTTTAAGGGGAAAAACAGGAATAATGTGTCTCGGAAAGGGCTGGAAACATTTCAGTAGAGCAAACAGCATAAAGTGTGGCGAGTCTTTCACATTAAAGGCAATTTTGGAGAACGGAACTCCTATGCTAAGTTTGTGCAGTACACAGTCCACAAGTGATAGAAGCCAGCAAGGAGAGTGTTCAAAAGACAGCGAGAAAGAGTCCATTTTAGCAGGAGATAGCAGTGGAAAAGAGACCAGGAaagcaaaagacaaaatagaagGGAGGAGAGACTCATTACCAGCAAGCATGAACCGATTCGTGACTTTAACACTTAGACATGACAACCTCATAACAGGTAGACGG TATCTTCCATTTTCATTCACAAGAGAGAATGGCTTGGACAAACCTGGGAAGATAAATTTGATTGGCAAAGATGGTACAAAGTGGGAGGCCAATATTGGACGGGGAAAAACAGGAGTGATGTGTATCGGAGAAGGCTGGAAAGATTTTGCTATAGCAAGCGGCTTAAAGAGCGGCGAATCATTCACGTTGGAGGCAATTATGGAGAATGGAACTCCTATGCTCAGTTTGTTCAGTACAGAGGCCACAAGTGGTAGAAGCCAGCAAGGAGAGCGTTGCAAAGATAGCGAGAAAGGGTCGATTTCTGCTGAACCTACCAGAGGAAACAAAGCCACTAGCAACAGAGAGGAGAGGACAGACTCGTCTTCGGCAATCCGAAATCGATTTGTGACATTAACACTCACACCAGAAGATGTCAGCGACTGTAAACTA attattCCAAGTCAGTTCATGAAGGCTAATGGCATCAACAAGCTCGGGAAGATAACTATCTTGGGTCAACACAGAATGAAGTGCTTTGCATATATACTCTCAAAAGATGGATTTGTGGCTCTGGGATCTGGTTGGAAGGGCTTTTGTGAGGCTAATGGCGTTAAGATAGGAGATTCATTCACTTTGGAATGTA GTGAACAAGACACAACTCCTGTGTTTAAGTTCAGTTCCAACTCCGTAGCGTAA
- the LOC104752105 gene encoding B3 domain-containing protein REM13-like isoform X1: protein MAKSRVHPQFFHTLACGFHTQLTIPEDFFSKYVEGRRSVAELKSDVSDKTWKVKLSGRSITGGGWEEFALAHEFQIGDAVVVRYVGDLVFHISDLGPNYSEIQDYKGKDLLKKRLHPRTQVDFSANHGDVLDDDEDSIEIPRKKKAKNIQEAEADVVSSSSSSSSSDNSCFVALVTASNLRSDTLYLPLHFTRKCREIVLTDGGERSWLLDLRFNESSDTSYISRGWRNFCDENGQKAGGFFMFQLVRNEETPVLSFSPTESTSDRRQRDCSEASKRESVATKHSSKEENIAGEGSEDECSSPESLTEKKKDASERKFSSYSSYSSRHKRFITFTLPPDYIRLEKLCLPKPFLRENGIKPGEMYLLGKDGKKWLTKLILDNKGTMKMRKGWKDFVKENNLKSSFTLKLICEDTTPVLSLCDAESISDSEQEDCPPSSQKQFVTLKITSSGVKKCRLVLSAQFAR, encoded by the exons ATGGCGAAATCAAGAGTTCACCCGCAGTTCTTCCACACACTTGCTTGTGGCTTTCACACACAACTC ACGATTCCTGAAGACTTCTTCTCAAAGTAtgtggaaggaagaagaagcgtcGCTGAGCTTAAATCGGATGTTTCTGACAAAACTTGGAAGGTGAAGTTGTCTGGTCGAAGTATTACTGGTGGTGGCTGGGAAGAGTTTGCGTTGGCTCATGAGTTTCAGATCGGTGATGCTGTTGTTGTTAGATATGTAGGTGATTTGGTGTTCCATATTTCGGATTTAGGACCTAATTACTCGGAGATTCAAGACTATAAGG GTAAAGATTTGTTGAAAAAGCGTTTGCATCCAAGAACACAAGTAGACTTTTCAGCAAACCATGGAgatgttcttgatgatgatgaggatagCATAG AGATTCCCAGGAAGAAGAAAGCGAAGAACATTCAAGAAGCGGAAGCAGATgtagtttcttcatcttcatcttcatcttcatcagaCAACTCATGTTTTGTCGCTCTTGTCACGGCTTCGAATCTACGCTCAGATACACTG TATCTTCCACTACACTTCACAAGAAAATGCCGCGAGATTGTTTTAACAGACGGAGGGGAAAGATCATGGCTATTAGATCTGAGGTTCAACGAATCGTCTGATACTTCATATATAAGCCGAGGTTGGAGAAATTTCTGCGATGAAAACGGTCAAAAAGCAGGAGGTTTCTTTATGTTTCAACTAGTGAGAAACGAGGAAACACCTGTGCTCAGTTTCTCCCCTACAGAGTCCACTAGTGATAGAAGGCAAAGAGACTGTTCAGAAGCTAGCAAGAGAGAATCTGTTGCTACAAAACATAGCAGTAAGGAAGAGAACATAGCAGGGGAAGGTAGTGAAGACGAGTGCAGCTCACCGGAGTCattgacagaaaaaaagaaggatgcTTCAGAACGGAAGTTTTCATCATATTCATCATACTCGTCGCGTCATAAGCGATTCATAACATTTACACTTCCACCGGATTATATCAGACTTGAAAAACTG TGTCTTCCAAAGCCATTCTTGAGGGAAAATGGCATCAAGCCTGGGGAGATGTATCTATTGGGTAAAGATGGTAAAAAGTGGCTGACTAAACTAATACTAGACAACAAAGGAacaatgaaaatgagaaagggttggaaagattttgttaaagagAACAACTTAAAGTCAAGCTTCACGCTCAAGTTGATATGCGAAGACACAACTCCGGTGCTTAGTTTGTGTGATGCAGAATCTATTAGTGACAGCGAGCAAGAAGATTGTCCTCCATCGAGCCAAAAACAATTTGTGACATTAAAAATTACATCTTCTGGTGTCAAAAAGTGTAGACTG
- the LOC104752106 gene encoding B3 domain-containing protein REM13-like produces the protein MATTSRVHHPQFFHTLVPGFHTHFTIPEDFFSKYVEGRSVAEVKSDVSDRTWQVKMSGRRFTDGWKEFTVANYFRIGDVVLVRYVGDSVFHVSDLGPNHSEIQYNDEGKHLLKKRLHQVEFSSNNGDVDDEELPREKRARKNSEGAEEVSSSSSADDNSCFVALVTALNLRTDKLYLPLHFTSSNCLSRKCREIVLTDGKERSWALDLGFNESSDTFYISRGWRIFCDENGQKAGGCFMFQLVGNEETPVLSFFPTESISDRSEEENIAEEGSKDDCSSPESLMDIEKRKYILKPRGSPYSSYSPCHKRFIRFTLPPDYVKIRKLNLPAPFVRENGINKPGEIYLLDKDGRKWLTNLLLDSKGTMALGKGWKDFVKANGLESGFTLKLIWEETIPVLSLCCAESNNDRELEEFLKAIENNEKSMSREKKKSHLKWRDSTPSSRKQFVTLTITPYSVERSVLRLSMIFTRMNDIKPGIVILLGKDGIKHQTNLLLDKTSGRLAFGKGWKDFVKDNGLKTGDTFTLKLLWEEQTPVFSLCPTECSIGREATNQKKSLPIEPSTCKKINKDKNIKHDNSKEERRSVDRERNQSSQKQLVTFTITPSSVKKCRLVLSAQFARDNNINKPGTIYLLDTDGTKWLTKLQRDSIGKMSLGEGWKEFAKANDFKQGDSFTMELIRDDTTPMLSLLRKEFSSSKSNKEESIFSEPKNRDSSPTIENRLVTLALTPEDVKASKLILPSQFMKANGINRLGKITLLSENGMEWSGYLLTSDGTVALGCGWKGFCEANGVQLGEPFTLEFINKQYTTPVLKFSSP, from the exons ATGGCGACGACATCAAGGGTTCATCATCCGCAATTCTTCCATACACTTGTTCCTGGCTTTCACACTCACTTC ACGATTCCTGAAGACTTCTTCTCAAAGTATGTTGAAGGAAGAAGCGTCGCGGAGGTGAAATCGGACGTTTCGGATAGAACCTGGCAAGTGAAGATGTCTGGTCGGAGATTTACTGACGGCTGGAAGGAGTTTACGGTGGCTAATTATTTTCGAATCGGAGATGTTGTCCTTGTTAGATATGTTGGGGATAGTGTGTTTCATGTTTCTGATTTAGGACCTAATCACTCGGAGATTCAATACAATGATGAGG GTAAACATTTGTTGAAAAAGCGCTTGCATCAAGTAGAGTTTTCATCAAACAAtggagatgttgatgatgaag AGCTTCCTAGAGAGAAGAGAGCGAGGAAAAATAGTGAAGGAGCAGAAGAagtttcgtcttcttcatcagccGACGACAACTCGTGTTTTGTGGCACTTGTCACGGCTTTGAATCTAAGGACAGATAAACTG TATCTTCCACTTCATTTCACAAGCTCAAATTGTCTTTCGAGAAAATGCCGTGAGATTGTTTTAACAGATGGGAAGGAAAGATCATGGGCATTGGATCTGGGGTTCAACGAATCATCTGATACTTTCTACATAAGCCGAGGATGGAGAATTTTCTGTGATGAAAATGGTCAAAAAGCTGGAGGATGCTTTATGTTTCAACTAGTGGGTAACGAGGAAACGCCTGTGCTCAGTTTCTTTCCTACAGAATCCATTAGTGATAGAAG TGAGGAAGAGAACATAGCAGAGGAGGGCAGTAAAGACGACTGCAGCTCACCGGAGTCATTGATGGATATAGAAAAAAGGAAGTATATTCTGAAACCAAGAGGTTCACCATATTCATCATATTCGCCATGTCATAAGCGATTCATAAGATTTACACTACCACCGGATTATGTCAAAATTAGAAAACTG AATCTTCCAGCACCCTTCGTGAGGGAGAATGGCATCAATAAGCCTGGGGAGATATATCTTTTGGATAAAGATGGTAGAAAGTGGTTGACAAATCTTCTACTGGACAGTAAAGGAACAATGGCTTTGGGAAAGGGTTggaaagattttgttaaagCAAACGGCTTAGAGTCGGGCTTCACACTCAAGTTGATATGGGAAGAAACAATTCCTGTGCTTAGTTTGTGCTGTGCAGAATCTAACAATGACAGAGAGCTAGAAGAGTTTTTAAAAGCTATTGAGAATAACGAGAAGAGCATGTCgcgggagaaaaagaagagtcaTCTGAAATGGAGAGATTCAACTCCATCAAGCCGAAAGCAATTTGTGACACTAACAATTACACCTTACAGTGTCGAAAGGAGTGTATTG CGTCTCTCAATGATATTCACGAGGATGAATGATATCAAGCCTGGGATCGTTATTTTGTTGGGAAAAGACGGTATAAAGCACCAGACGAATTTGTTATTAGACAAGACAAGTGGAAGGTTGGCTTTTGGAAAAGGCTggaaagattttgttaaagataATGGCTTAAAGACAGGTGACACCTTCACGCTCAAATTGCTTTGGGAAGAGCAAACTCCTGTGTTCAGCTTGTGTCCTACAGAATGTAGCATTGGTAGAGAAGCAACAAACCAGAAAAAGTCTCTTCCCATCGAACCTAGCACCtgtaaaaaaatcaacaaagacAAGAACATCAAACATGACAACAGCAAAGAGGAGAGGAGGTCAGTGGATAGAGAGAGGAATCAATCGAGCCAAAAACAATTAGTTACATTTACAATTACACCTTCTAGTGTCAAAAAATGTAGACTG GTTCTTTCAGCACAATTTGCGAGGGATAATAATATTAACAAGCCTGGAACGATATATCTGTTGGATACGGATGGTACAAAGTGGCTGACAAAGCTTCAGCGAGACAGCATAGGTAAAATGAGTTTGGGAGAAGGCTGGAAAGAGTTTGCTAAAGCAAATGACTTCAAGCAAGGCGACTCCTTTACGATGGAATTAATACGGGATGACACAACTCCCATGCTCAGTCTGTTACGCAAAGAGTTTAGCAGTTCAAAATCTAACAAGGAAGAGTCGATTTtctcagaacctaaaaacaGAGATTCATCCCCAACAATCGAAAACAGACTCGTGACATTAGCACTCACACCTGAAGATGTTAAGGCCAGTAAACTG ATTCTTCCAAGTCAATTCATGAAGGCTAATGGTATCAACAGACTTGGGAAGATAACTCTTTTGAGTGAAAACGGAATGGAATGGTCAGGATATCTGTTGACAAGTGATGGAACTGTCGCTTTAGGCTGTGGTTGGAAAGGCTTTTGTGAGGCTAATGGCGTGCAGTTAGGAGAGCCTTTTACTTTGGAGTTCATCAATAAACAATATACAACTCCGGTACTTAAGTTCTCTTCTCCGTAG
- the LOC104752105 gene encoding B3 domain-containing protein REM13-like isoform X2, which yields MAKSRVHPQFFHTLACGFHTQLTIPEDFFSKYVEGRRSVAELKSDVSDKTWKVKLSGRSITGGGWEEFALAHEFQIGDAVVVRYVGDLVFHISDLGPNYSEIQDYKGKDLLKKRLHPRTQVDFSANHGDVLDDDEDSIEIPRKKKAKNIQEAEADVVSSSSSSSSSDNSCFVALVTASNLRSDTLYLPLHFTRKCREIVLTDGGERSWLLDLRFNESSDTSYISRGWRNFCDENGQKAGGFFMFQLVRNEETPVLSFSPTESTSDRRQRDCSEASKRESVATKHSSKEENIAGEGSEDECSSPESLTEKKKDASERKFSSYSSYSSRHKRFITFTLPPDYIRLEKLCLPKPFLRENGIKPGEMYLLGKDGKKWLTKLILDNKGTMKMRKGWKDFVKENNLKSSFTLKLICEDTTPVLSLCDAESISDSEQEDCPPSSQKQFVTLKITSSGVKKCRLMVQSG from the exons ATGGCGAAATCAAGAGTTCACCCGCAGTTCTTCCACACACTTGCTTGTGGCTTTCACACACAACTC ACGATTCCTGAAGACTTCTTCTCAAAGTAtgtggaaggaagaagaagcgtcGCTGAGCTTAAATCGGATGTTTCTGACAAAACTTGGAAGGTGAAGTTGTCTGGTCGAAGTATTACTGGTGGTGGCTGGGAAGAGTTTGCGTTGGCTCATGAGTTTCAGATCGGTGATGCTGTTGTTGTTAGATATGTAGGTGATTTGGTGTTCCATATTTCGGATTTAGGACCTAATTACTCGGAGATTCAAGACTATAAGG GTAAAGATTTGTTGAAAAAGCGTTTGCATCCAAGAACACAAGTAGACTTTTCAGCAAACCATGGAgatgttcttgatgatgatgaggatagCATAG AGATTCCCAGGAAGAAGAAAGCGAAGAACATTCAAGAAGCGGAAGCAGATgtagtttcttcatcttcatcttcatcttcatcagaCAACTCATGTTTTGTCGCTCTTGTCACGGCTTCGAATCTACGCTCAGATACACTG TATCTTCCACTACACTTCACAAGAAAATGCCGCGAGATTGTTTTAACAGACGGAGGGGAAAGATCATGGCTATTAGATCTGAGGTTCAACGAATCGTCTGATACTTCATATATAAGCCGAGGTTGGAGAAATTTCTGCGATGAAAACGGTCAAAAAGCAGGAGGTTTCTTTATGTTTCAACTAGTGAGAAACGAGGAAACACCTGTGCTCAGTTTCTCCCCTACAGAGTCCACTAGTGATAGAAGGCAAAGAGACTGTTCAGAAGCTAGCAAGAGAGAATCTGTTGCTACAAAACATAGCAGTAAGGAAGAGAACATAGCAGGGGAAGGTAGTGAAGACGAGTGCAGCTCACCGGAGTCattgacagaaaaaaagaaggatgcTTCAGAACGGAAGTTTTCATCATATTCATCATACTCGTCGCGTCATAAGCGATTCATAACATTTACACTTCCACCGGATTATATCAGACTTGAAAAACTG TGTCTTCCAAAGCCATTCTTGAGGGAAAATGGCATCAAGCCTGGGGAGATGTATCTATTGGGTAAAGATGGTAAAAAGTGGCTGACTAAACTAATACTAGACAACAAAGGAacaatgaaaatgagaaagggttggaaagattttgttaaagagAACAACTTAAAGTCAAGCTTCACGCTCAAGTTGATATGCGAAGACACAACTCCGGTGCTTAGTTTGTGTGATGCAGAATCTATTAGTGACAGCGAGCAAGAAGATTGTCCTCCATCGAGCCAAAAACAATTTGTGACATTAAAAATTACATCTTCTGGTGTCAAAAAGTGTAGACTG
- the LOC104753964 gene encoding B3 domain-containing protein At2g24670-like, with the protein MPIEEEEVSKDVEAAETLLIMKSSKPTREEYQRLRLCMLNHAEWRMSFRRNESSSSTTIATENGNLRRQKAVQNLFKFPKVRNPTPEWLIRLMREKKDGDEEDNSKKIIDKELTDTDVIANNNRLSLPVSEIVELDFLNPAEEFIIENDANKPRKVGVNAILLATYRNEVKEYIMRLKLWMMGDCPVYNLVTKWNQVVKDLSLESEDQISVWSFRSEDQLYFVIVPFLRQVILGR; encoded by the exons atgccgatcgaagaagaagaggtgtcTAAAGATGTAGAGGCTGCAGAAACATTACTGATTATGAAAAGCTCAAAGCCAACGAGGGAAGAGTATCAGAGACTTCGGTTATGTATGCTTAATCATGCGGAGTGGAGAATGTCTTTTCGAAGAAACGAAAGCTCGAGCTCGACGACGATTGCTACTG AGAACGGCAATCTAAGAAGGCAAAAGGCAGTACAAAACCTTTTTAAGTTTCCCAAGGTAAGAAACCCGACGCCAGAGTGGCTGATCAGGTtgatgagagaaaagaaagatggAGACGAGGAAGACAATTCAAAGAAGATCATAGATAAAGAATTGACCGATACGGATGTGATTGCAAACAACAATCGTCTCTCGTTACCTGTCAGTGAGATTGTGGAGTTGGATTTCTTGAACCCCGCGGAAGAATTTATCATTGAAAATGATGCCAATAAGCCTCGTAAAGTAGGAGTAAACGCGATACTCTTGGCTACTTATCGAAATGAAGTTAAGGAATATATCATGAGATTGAAATTATGGATGATGGGGGACTGTCCTGTATACAATTTGGTTACAAAGTGGAATCAAGTGGTTAAAGATTTGAGTCTAGAGAGTGAAGATCAGATCAGCGTCTGGTCTTTCCGCTCTGAAGACCAACTCTATTTCGTTATCGTTCCTTTTCTCCGCCAAGTGATTCTGGGACGATAA